A stretch of the Polyangiaceae bacterium genome encodes the following:
- a CDS encoding AgmX/PglI C-terminal domain-containing protein, whose amino-acid sequence MALPAAAPVILRTAAVWGTTVVAMRQLGGGQSLAFGDFKEATLPKPDGSPMPDVPVRAVASGWELDARGATGGVVFLRGRRENAADLARGGAPVPIVAGDFGVVQYGPTFSVFFQFANAPPALRTKRRVEWGLIFAFIFSLVAICGGLAMIWAITTPPAIPKPLELTSAAELAVQFNLKDEPVEPEKQTGKEDSDKGQGIKDPGAKDKKDMGGGKKIKGAEGQLGKQGPADKTELKGEIKSSLGGMSDVLSSEVGEEVKKTLGTISSVADALGGLRSDNIVLGRGSGTGLKGSGPGGGGDGEGVPFGSGTLDTGWGPGKGGGFGSGSGGPGGKGLGGYGKGGKGGGDGSGDGSGSGPGEKKVEGKDVPKPGQGLTPAQISRVVMSRYGAFRACYEAAASSNPSMSGSVSIAWSISAGGSVAGASVGSSSLGNPRVEGCIVRQFSRLSFPSADKPTNASWTFSFKPSKK is encoded by the coding sequence ATGGCACTCCCCGCTGCAGCCCCAGTCATCCTTCGCACCGCCGCGGTGTGGGGCACCACCGTGGTCGCCATGCGCCAGCTCGGCGGGGGCCAGTCGCTGGCGTTCGGCGACTTCAAGGAAGCAACCCTGCCCAAGCCGGACGGTAGCCCGATGCCGGACGTGCCGGTGCGCGCGGTGGCCAGCGGTTGGGAGCTCGACGCGCGGGGCGCCACCGGTGGCGTGGTGTTTCTGCGCGGCCGCCGCGAGAACGCGGCGGACCTGGCTCGGGGCGGCGCGCCCGTGCCGATCGTCGCGGGTGACTTCGGCGTCGTGCAGTACGGGCCGACGTTCAGCGTCTTCTTCCAGTTCGCGAACGCGCCGCCGGCGCTGCGCACCAAGCGCCGCGTCGAGTGGGGGCTGATCTTCGCCTTCATCTTCTCGCTGGTCGCCATCTGCGGCGGTCTGGCGATGATCTGGGCGATCACCACGCCGCCGGCGATCCCGAAGCCGCTCGAGCTCACGAGCGCGGCCGAGCTCGCGGTGCAGTTCAACCTGAAGGACGAGCCCGTCGAACCGGAGAAGCAGACCGGCAAGGAAGACTCCGACAAGGGCCAAGGCATCAAGGACCCCGGCGCCAAAGACAAGAAGGACATGGGCGGGGGCAAGAAGATCAAGGGCGCCGAGGGGCAGCTGGGCAAGCAGGGGCCTGCCGACAAGACCGAGCTGAAGGGCGAGATCAAGAGCAGCCTCGGCGGCATGTCCGACGTGCTGAGCAGCGAGGTCGGCGAGGAAGTGAAGAAGACCCTCGGCACCATCAGCTCCGTCGCGGACGCCCTCGGCGGGCTGCGCTCGGACAACATCGTGCTCGGGCGCGGCAGCGGCACCGGGCTCAAGGGCTCCGGTCCCGGCGGCGGCGGCGACGGTGAGGGTGTGCCCTTCGGCTCGGGGACGCTCGACACGGGCTGGGGCCCGGGCAAGGGCGGCGGCTTCGGTAGCGGCAGCGGTGGCCCCGGGGGCAAGGGCCTGGGCGGCTACGGCAAGGGCGGCAAGGGTGGCGGCGACGGCTCGGGTGACGGCTCCGGCTCGGGCCCGGGCGAGAAGAAGGTCGAGGGCAAGGACGTGCCGAAGCCGGGGCAGGGCCTGACCCCCGCTCAGATCTCGCGCGTGGTGATGTCGCGCTACGGTGCGTTCCGCGCTTGCTACGAAGCAGCGGCCTCGTCGAACCCGAGCATGTCGGGCAGCGTGAGCATCGCGTGGAGCATCTCGGCCGGCGGCTCGGTGGCGGGCGCCAGCGTGGGCAGCTCGTCGCTCGGCAACCCACGCGTCGAGGGCTGCATCGTGCGTCAGTTCAGCCGCCTGAGCTTCCCCTCCGCGGACAAGCCCACGAACGCCAGCTGGACGTTCAGCTTCAAGCCCAGCAAGAAGTGA
- a CDS encoding sulfatase, translating to MRRALALPALLAAVFGCSKGPSTPRESAGPSLEVAPVGAAPLGSVSGPELLPEVEKPKARPPYNVLFILIDSLRWDMPWTGYERPIAPWLDAFAKKSTLYPRSYSLSSYTAKSVAPALVGKYPSEMQRDAFFFTIWGPDNLFFGERAQKAGHRTLSGHGHGYFKPVMGMGQGFDDYRLLPGTELDIHGVEDVTSESLNKLAKTMLSVPKNVSQEDGKRFFAYFHFLDPHYTYFQHKESPDWGLDLRALYDNEVHFTDRWVGDLVDWAQKQPWGKDTVIVISADHGEGFGERGRFRHAYDVWESLVRVPLIIHVPGAEPRRIETPRSHIDLAPTFADLMGLPHDPPFRGKSLLPEVFGAPAELRPIVTELPRCDIMDRRRAVIDDNWKIIELGNDAEWLLFDVMKDPKEENDLSKSDPERFAAMKELYDKLSSEIPNEPIPGLVPLKGAPKGQRW from the coding sequence GTGCGCCGCGCCCTCGCCCTTCCCGCCCTGCTGGCCGCCGTTTTCGGCTGCTCCAAGGGCCCGAGCACGCCGCGCGAGAGCGCCGGGCCGAGCCTCGAGGTCGCCCCGGTCGGGGCGGCGCCCCTCGGCTCGGTGAGCGGCCCCGAGCTCCTGCCGGAGGTCGAGAAGCCCAAGGCGCGCCCGCCCTACAACGTGCTGTTCATCCTGATCGACAGCCTGCGCTGGGACATGCCCTGGACAGGCTACGAGCGGCCCATCGCGCCCTGGCTCGACGCCTTCGCCAAGAAGAGCACGCTCTATCCGCGCAGCTACTCGCTCTCGAGCTACACCGCGAAGAGCGTCGCGCCGGCGCTGGTCGGCAAGTACCCGAGCGAGATGCAGCGCGACGCCTTCTTCTTCACCATCTGGGGGCCGGACAACCTGTTCTTCGGCGAGCGCGCGCAGAAGGCTGGGCACCGCACGCTGTCCGGGCACGGGCACGGCTACTTCAAGCCCGTGATGGGCATGGGCCAGGGCTTCGACGACTACCGCCTCCTTCCAGGCACCGAGCTCGACATCCACGGGGTCGAGGACGTCACCAGCGAGTCCCTGAACAAGCTGGCCAAGACGATGCTGAGCGTGCCGAAGAACGTGAGCCAAGAAGACGGCAAGCGCTTCTTCGCGTACTTCCACTTCCTCGATCCGCACTACACCTACTTCCAGCACAAAGAGAGCCCGGACTGGGGCCTCGACCTCCGCGCGCTCTACGACAACGAGGTGCACTTCACCGACCGCTGGGTGGGCGACCTGGTCGACTGGGCGCAGAAGCAGCCCTGGGGCAAGGATACGGTCATCGTGATCTCGGCGGATCACGGCGAGGGCTTCGGCGAGCGCGGGCGCTTCCGCCACGCCTACGACGTCTGGGAGAGCCTGGTTCGCGTGCCGCTGATCATCCACGTTCCCGGCGCCGAGCCGCGGCGCATCGAGACGCCGCGCAGCCACATCGATCTGGCGCCGACCTTCGCGGATCTGATGGGCCTGCCCCACGACCCGCCGTTTCGCGGCAAGAGCCTCTTGCCCGAGGTGTTCGGCGCGCCGGCGGAGCTCCGCCCCATCGTGACCGAGCTGCCGCGCTGCGACATCATGGACCGCCGCCGCGCGGTCATCGACGACAACTGGAAGATCATCGAGCTCGGCAACGACGCGGAGTGGCTGCTCTTCGACGTGATGAAGGACCCGAAGGAAGAGAACGATCTCTCCAAGAGCGATCCCGAGCGCTTCGCGGCGATGAAGGAGCTCTACGACAAGCTCTCCAGCGAGATCCCCAACGAGCCCATCCCGGGGCTCGTCCCGCTCAAGGGCGCCCCCAAGGGCCAGCGCTGGTGA
- a CDS encoding PIN domain-containing protein, which translates to MKYVLDTNVVSALLEGDARVLARLASLSRDDVGVPQPALSEIAYGIARLPRSKRRELLRERFELVRSELKRAEWSDGVTDAFGEIKATLEAAGTRIEDFDAAIAAHALANRAVLVTGNVRQMARIRGLLLEDWTRR; encoded by the coding sequence GTGAAGTACGTTCTCGACACGAACGTCGTTTCGGCGCTCCTCGAGGGTGACGCCCGCGTGCTGGCCCGCCTCGCGTCCTTGTCCCGGGACGATGTTGGAGTCCCACAGCCTGCGCTCTCGGAGATTGCTTACGGAATCGCGCGCCTGCCCAGGTCCAAGCGCAGAGAGCTGCTGCGTGAGCGCTTCGAGCTCGTGCGATCGGAGCTCAAGCGAGCCGAGTGGTCCGACGGTGTCACTGACGCTTTCGGAGAGATCAAGGCGACGCTCGAGGCAGCGGGGACCAGAATCGAGGACTTCGACGCCGCGATAGCCGCCCACGCGCTCGCCAATCGGGCGGTTCTCGTCACCGGCAACGTGAGGCAGATGGCTCGCATCCGTGGTCTCCTGCTCGAAGATTGGACGCGGCGCTGA
- a CDS encoding 8-oxo-dGTP diphosphatase, with amino-acid sequence MRSLADIHWPTWKAKDLATLLFVVRDGQVLLIRKKRGLGAGKINGPGGRMHPGETPLDAAIREVVEEVCVTPHDISECGELRFQFVDGYSIHVHVFRAAGCTGEPSETDEAIPLWTPVEAIPYDEMWADDRIWLPLMFAGRRFSGRFVFDGDAMLDHALET; translated from the coding sequence GTGCGCTCCCTCGCCGACATCCACTGGCCGACCTGGAAGGCCAAGGACCTGGCCACCCTCTTGTTCGTGGTCCGCGACGGGCAGGTGCTCCTGATCCGCAAGAAGCGCGGGCTGGGCGCGGGCAAGATCAACGGGCCGGGCGGGCGAATGCACCCGGGGGAGACGCCGCTCGATGCGGCAATCCGCGAGGTCGTCGAGGAGGTGTGCGTGACGCCGCACGACATCAGCGAGTGCGGCGAGCTCCGCTTTCAGTTCGTCGATGGCTACTCCATCCACGTGCACGTGTTCCGCGCGGCGGGCTGCACCGGGGAGCCGAGCGAGACCGACGAGGCGATCCCGCTCTGGACTCCCGTTGAAGCCATTCCGTACGACGAGATGTGGGCCGACGACCGCATCTGGCTGCCTCTGATGTTCGCGGGGCGCCGGTTCTCGGGGCGCTTCGTCTTCGACGGCGACGCGATGCTGGATCACGCCCTCGAGACCTGA